From a single Pelmatolapia mariae isolate MD_Pm_ZW linkage group LG20, Pm_UMD_F_2, whole genome shotgun sequence genomic region:
- the LOC134619576 gene encoding neural cell adhesion molecule L1.1-like isoform X1, which yields MCVSQSRWMGCRGMCSPALPLVLLLLLPLSFLSSTPPFAQGAIVIPENLFQPPVLTEMPKSHTVFTLDDFNLACEATGNPTPTFRWLKDGELFGSETEASGTLRGDNSSLDMLEGEYRCYASNSLGTAMTQTVKVNVEPQPVLMKQEAVRVQGLVGQSMVLSCNPPKSSPPPSIHWMNINLMHITRSERVTIGLDGKLYFANLMRSDSKEDYICHAQYREARTILPATAVSLSVKSSNSVAHGGKPEFFHQRNHSQISALKGNSVTLECLPRGLPTPKVEWKKKDGVLADTTGQVINFDRWLHFDNITLDDDGEYECKASNTHGFITRSFTVTVEAAPYWVKEPQNLMYTPGETVRLDCQADGIPRPSITWRINGQLLTEVDEEPRRTVTGGTLIMKDVNIGDTAVYQCEAKNDHGSILLNTYLYVVELPPQILSPDGFIYNVTKGRDAALHCESFGSPRPRVTWDREDTGALLSDPLLYPRVSILTNGTLKLSDVSHNDSGEYICSVQNTNISITAKLDVFRPSEILTSPQAVRVVQGESAFLDCDVDTDPRLRDYQVVWKKANRKLEETSDNDKYTFFKNNTLKVTDVQLNDSTEYSCEVITKVDNVIAQSSITVIAKPDPPSGLTLSNAEGVSVTLSWSPGLSHNSPITEFIIQAREEYHTEERKWTWEELKKVPGDFNHVELTLHPFSTYRFRVIAINEVGRSRHSNPSDHHSTPPAAPSINPTGVRSNSSEPGTLIITWDEIDKRFHNGQNFQYEVLWREADGSNVNWNSGRVRSPPFIVNNTGTYTPFEIKVRSVNALGGGPEPEPGIGHSGEDKPEEAPTGVSTTVMNSTIRVSWNKARRVRGRLLGYRIYYKRLGSKAERRRRSLRQSQHEEERGERSTQLSETEEHSWQVEEVDHSKTSAEVTGLRLFSEYELTVTAFNSKGESPRSPPHHFHTPEGVPGPPASLEFESPTEKSLILSWSPPAETNGILQGYIVQYQREVESKNSPVEILNVNDPNVKHITLDNLDPDSHYIFKVIARTKTGEGPPITRRGATLLDGEPPRNITVISGNASVNLSWVPGERNRNHGFHIQYLKKSGGGGWEKSEQVNTTQGFYTLTGLQPGAQYHLRVMHGNSTYWQGEAKTVEPLPSEITGRFATQGWLIGLISAIVLLVLILLILCLIKRSKGGKYAVKDKESKEVDSEARPMKDEAFGEYRSLESDGDEKRSDSQQSLEESKMGSVDSLAEYGDSVDIQFNEDGSFIGQYSGRASVPHGNESSGPASPVNAVPPPPVAPSMSSILNRPS from the exons ATGTGTGTGTCACAGAGTCGGTGGATGGGCTGTAGGGGGATGTGCTCCCCCGCCCTCCCGctggtcctcctcctcctgctccctctgtccttcctctcctccacgCCTCCGTTTGCTCAGGGAGCCATCGTCATCCCCGAAAACT tATTTCAGCCTCCGGTGCTGACAGAGATGCCAAAATCACACACAGTGTTTACTCTTGATGACTTCAATCTGGCCTGTGAGGCCACCGGGAACCCGACACCCAC ATTCCGTTGGCTGAAAGATGGCGAGTTGTTCGGATCAGAGACTGAAGCATCCGGAACGCTGAGAGGCGACAATTCTTCCCTGGATATGTTAGAGGGTGAATACCGCTGCTACGCCTCCAACAGTCTGGGGACCGCCATGACACAAACCGTCAAAGTCAACGTAGAGC CTCAGCCAGTTCTCATGAAACAAGAAGCCGTGCGTGTGCAAGGACTCGTGGGACAGAGTATGGTCCTGTCCTGCAACCCTCCAAAAAGCTCGCCTCCTCCCAGCATCCACTGGATGAACATAA ATTTGATGCACATTACTCGGAGTGAGAGAGTGACGATCGGCCTGGATGGGAAGCTGTACTTCGCGAATCTCATGAGGAGTGACAGCAAAGAGGACTACATCTGCCACGCCCAGTACAGAGAGGCCAGGACTATTCTACCTGCCACTgctgtctccctctctgtgaAGTCGA GTAACAGCGTCGCTCATGGAGGAAAGCCCGAGTTCTTCCATCAGAGGAACCACTCCCAAATATCAGCCCTCAAGGGGAACAGCGTCACCCTGGAATGTTTGCCCAGAGGCCT ACCCACACCTAAGGTGGAATGGAAGAAAAAGGATGGTGTCCTGGCAGACACAACCGGCCAAGTTATTAACTTTGACCGCTGGCTCCACTTCGACAACATCACCCTAGATGACGACGGCGAGTACGAATGCAAAGCCTCCAACACCCACGGCTTCATCACGCGCTCCTTCACGGTCACTGTGGAAG CGGCTCCTTACTGGGTGAAGGAGCCTCAGAACCTGATGTACACTCCCGGGGAAACAGTCCGACTGGACTGTCAGGCTGACGGCATCCCGAGGCCCAGtatcacctggaggatcaacggTCAGCTGTTAACAG AAGTGGATGAAGAACCTCGGCGCACGGTGACCGGAGGAACGCTCATAATGAAAGACGTGAACATTGGCGACACGGCCGTGTACCAGTGTGAAGCCAAAAATGACCACGGCTCCATCCTCCTCAACACCTACCTCTACGTTGTCG AGCTCCCCCCTCAGATCCTGTCCCCTGATGGGTTCATCTACAACGTCACCAAGGGCCGAGACGCCGCACTGCACTGTGAGTCTTTTGGCTCGCCACGACCCCGCGTCACATG GGACCGGGAGGACACCGGTGCTCTGCTGTCGGACCCTCTGCTGTATCCTCGTGTCTCCATTCTGACCAACGGGACCCTCAAGCTGTCCGACGTCAGCCACAACGACAGCGGCGAGTACATCTGCTCCGTACAAAACACCAACATCTCCATCACGGCCAAGCTGGACGTCTTCC GTCCAAGTGAGATACTGACGAGCCCCCAGGCTGTTCGTGTTGTCCAGGGAGAGAGCGCTTTCCTGGACTGTGACGTCGACACCGATCCTCGGCTGAGGGATTACCAGGTTGTCTGGAAGAAAGCAAATCGGAAACTAGAAGAGACATCAGATAATGAcaa gtacACCTTCTTCAAGAACAACACGCTGAAAGTGACAGACGTCCAATTAAACGACAGCACAGAGTATTCCTGTGAGGTCATCACTAAAGTGGACAACGTGATTGCACAGAGCTCCATCACTGtcatag CAAAACCGGACCCTCCCAGTGGTCTGACTCTGTCTAATGCTGAGGGGGTCAGTGTGACTCTCAGCTGGAGCCCAGGACTCTCCCACAACAGCCCCATCACAg AGTTCATCATACAGGCTCGGGAGGAGTACCACACGGAGGAGAGGAAGTGGACGTGGGAGGAACTGAAAAAAGTGCCAGGCGACTTCAACCACGTGGAGCTGACCCTGCATCCATTCTCCACCTACCGATTCCGTGTCATTGCCATCAACGAGGTTGGCAGGAGCAGACACAGCAACCCCTCAGACCACCACAGCACGCCACCTGCTG CTCCCTCCATCAACCCTACAGGAGTGCGCAGTAACTCCTCAGAACCAGGGACACTGATCATCACGTGGGAT GAGATAGACAAGCGTTTCCATAACGGCCAGAACTTCCAGTACGAGGTGCTGTGGAGGGAGGCCGACGGGTCAAATGTAAACTGGAACTCCGGCCGTGTGAGGTCTCCACCGTTCATAGTGAACAACACAGGAACGTACACACCGTTTGAGATCAAAGTCCGATCTGTCAACGCCCTCGGAGGAGGACCGGAACCAGAGCCGGGGATCGGGCACTCCGGAGAGGACA AGCCAGAGGAAGCTCCGACTGGAGTTTCAACCACCGTGATGAACAGCACCATCAGAGTGAGCTGGAACAAAGCCCGGAGGGTCCGAGGTCGGCTGCTGGGATACAGG ATCTACTATAAGAGGCTGGGTTCCAAGGCCGAGCGGAGGCGGAGGTCTCTCAGACAATCCCAAcatgaggaggagagaggagaaagaTCAACACAATTGAGTGAGACAGAGGAGCACAGCTGGCAGGTGGAGGAGGTTGACCATAGCAAGACCTCAGCGGAGGTGACGGGGCTGCGACTGTTTTCTGAGTATGAGCTGACGGTCACTGCGTTTAACAGCAAAGGGGAGAGTCCTCGCTCCCCGCCGCACCACTTCCACACGCCGGAGGGAG ttCCTGGTCCTCCTGCATCTCTGGAGTTTGAAAGCCCGACAGAAAAATCCCTGATTCTCTCCTGGAGCCCTCCAGCTGAGACCAACGGCATTCTGCAGGGATACATAGTGCAGTACCAGCGGG AGGTGGAGAGCAAAAACAGTCCTGTGGAGATACTGAATGTCAATGATCCCAACGTAAAGCACATCACGCTGGACAACCTGGATCCCGACAGCCATTACATCTTCAAAGTGATAGCACGCACAAAGACTGGAGAAGGCCCTCCCATCACACGCAGGGGAGCCACTCTGCTTGATGGAG AGCCTCCGAGAAACATCACAGTAATCTCTGGTAACGCATCAGTCAACCTGAGCTGGGTGCCCGGAGAGAGAAACCGAAACCACGGCTTCCACATCCAATACCTCAAGAAGAGCG GAGGCGGTGGGTGGGAGAAGTCAGAACAGGTCAACACTACGCAGGGTTTCTATACGCTGACGGGCCTCCAACCAGGAGCTCAGTACCACCTGAGGGTCATGCATGGAAACTCCACTTATTGGCAAGGCGAGGCAAAGACTGTGGAACCAC TGCCGTCAGAGATAACCGGCAGGTTCGCCACCCAAGGCTGGCTGATCGGACTCATCAGCGCCATCGTGCTGCTGGTTCTCATACTGCTCATCCTCTGCCTTATCAAACGCAGCAAGGGCGGCAAATATGCAG tgaagGACAAAGAAAGCAAGGAGGTGGACTCTGAAGCTCGGCCAATGAAAGATGAAGCCTTTGGAGAATACAG ATCCCTGGAGAG CGATGGCGATGAGAAGCGCTCGGACAGCCAGCAGTCTCTGGAGGAAAGTAAGATGGGCAGCGTCGACTCTCTGGCTGAATACGGGGACAGTGTGGACATCCAGTTCAACGAGGACGGCTCCTTCATCGGCCAGTACAGCGGCCGGGCATCTGTTCCCCACGGCAACGAGAGCTCGGGCCCCGCTTCCCCCGTTAATGCAGTCCCGCCTCCCCCCGTCGCTCCCTCCATGTCGAGCATCCTAAACCGGCCCAGCTAG